A stretch of the bacterium genome encodes the following:
- a CDS encoding universal stress protein, translated as MIKLDKILYPTDFGESAEDALRYAVMLGEEFGSEVLMMHVLSLYQEGGVSPDEQFGKMEDYAQKYEDELQRKAHEHIDRLIANHADRNLKIRKVVTRGFSPYQEIIRVAEEEKADLIVMGTYGRTGVTHFLFGSTTEQVVRLADCPVLSVRHHAPHTRELSQIKNILLPTDFSEYSKKALPYAVSLAEKYHARLHVLHVFEQRIHPAFYLVDKETPFDLDKGLRDRALDALDEFVYNDLRGQIDFTCDVASGKPFVEIINYAKSHEIDLILIATHGLTGLEYMIIGSTTERVVRKAPCPVLSVKDPEHEFVRP; from the coding sequence ATGATTAAGCTCGACAAAATCCTGTATCCCACCGATTTCGGCGAATCGGCCGAGGATGCCCTGCGCTATGCCGTGATGCTGGGTGAGGAGTTCGGCTCGGAGGTGCTGATGATGCACGTGCTGAGCCTGTACCAGGAGGGCGGGGTCTCGCCGGATGAGCAGTTCGGCAAGATGGAGGACTACGCCCAGAAATACGAGGACGAGCTTCAGCGCAAGGCCCACGAGCACATCGACCGGTTGATCGCAAACCACGCCGACCGCAACCTCAAGATACGCAAGGTTGTCACCCGCGGGTTCTCGCCCTACCAGGAGATCATCCGGGTGGCCGAGGAGGAGAAGGCCGATCTGATCGTGATGGGCACTTACGGCCGCACCGGGGTGACACATTTCCTGTTCGGCAGCACCACCGAGCAGGTGGTGCGCCTGGCCGACTGCCCGGTGCTGAGTGTGCGCCACCACGCCCCCCACACGCGGGAACTGAGCCAGATCAAGAACATCCTGCTGCCGACCGATTTTTCGGAGTACTCGAAAAAGGCCCTGCCCTACGCGGTCTCCCTGGCCGAAAAGTATCACGCCAGGCTGCACGTGCTGCACGTGTTCGAGCAGCGGATCCACCCCGCGTTCTACCTCGTGGACAAGGAAACCCCGTTCGACCTGGACAAGGGCCTGCGCGACCGGGCCCTGGACGCCCTGGACGAGTTTGTCTACAACGACCTGCGCGGACAGATCGATTTCACCTGCGATGTGGCCAGCGGCAAGCCATTTGTCGAGATAATAAACTACGCCAAGAGCCACGAGATCGACCTGATCCTGATCGCCACGCACGGCCTGACCGGGCTGGAATACATGATTATCGGCTCGACCACCGAGCGCGTGGTGCGCAAGGCCCCCTGCCCGGTGCTGAGCGTCAAGGACCCGGAGCACGAGTTTGTCCGGCCCTGA
- the hypE gene encoding hydrogenase expression/formation protein HypE, with protein MNTEEKLIRLAHGSGGEVTGRLIRETILPRLGNPLLAQLGDSAVLGLGSGERIAFTTDSYVIDPVFFPGGDIGYLSICGTVNDLSMAGAEPRWVSAGLILEEGLPLADLERILDSMARAAAEAGVMLVTGDTKVVARGAADRIFINTAGIGVLPAGLELGPEKCRPGDRVLVSGPVGSHGVAILAARKSFRLETALESDVAPLASKAGALVAACPGLRMMRDPTRGGLAGVLNEISSRSGLAVELTEADIPVLEAVRGACEILGFDPLFLANEGVLTAIVAAEQAERALEALRGAGAARAALIGVLSESRPRAVTVRTLVGGRRMVVPLGDELLPRIC; from the coding sequence GTGAACACAGAGGAAAAACTCATCCGTCTGGCGCACGGCAGCGGCGGCGAGGTGACCGGACGGCTGATCCGCGAGACTATCCTGCCGCGGCTGGGCAACCCGCTTCTGGCCCAATTGGGCGACAGCGCAGTGCTGGGCCTGGGCAGCGGCGAGCGGATCGCTTTCACCACCGATAGCTACGTGATCGACCCGGTGTTCTTTCCGGGCGGGGATATCGGCTATCTGTCCATCTGCGGCACGGTGAACGACCTTTCGATGGCCGGGGCCGAGCCGCGCTGGGTCTCGGCCGGGCTCATATTGGAAGAGGGCCTGCCCCTGGCCGACCTGGAGCGCATACTCGACTCCATGGCCCGGGCCGCGGCCGAGGCCGGGGTGATGCTTGTCACCGGGGACACGAAAGTGGTGGCCCGCGGCGCGGCGGACCGGATTTTCATCAACACGGCCGGGATCGGCGTGCTGCCGGCGGGCCTGGAATTGGGACCAGAAAAGTGCCGCCCCGGCGACCGGGTGCTGGTGAGCGGCCCGGTGGGCAGCCACGGTGTCGCGATCCTGGCCGCGCGTAAAAGTTTTCGCCTGGAGACCGCCCTGGAAAGCGATGTCGCGCCCCTTGCTTCCAAGGCCGGGGCGCTGGTGGCCGCCTGCCCGGGATTGAGGATGATGCGCGACCCCACCCGCGGCGGTCTGGCCGGTGTGCTGAACGAGATATCCTCCCGCTCGGGCCTGGCCGTGGAGCTGACCGAGGCCGATATCCCGGTGCTGGAGGCAGTGCGCGGCGCCTGCGAGATACTGGGTTTCGACCCGCTGTTCCTGGCCAACGAGGGCGTGCTGACCGCGATAGTGGCCGCGGAGCAGGCGGAGCGGGCCCTGGAGGCCCTGCGCGGGGCAGGGGCGGCCCGGGCGGCCCTGATCGGCGTCCTGAGCGAGTCGCGCCCGCGGGCGGTCACGGTGCGCACCCTGGTGGGAGGCCGCAGGATGGTGGTCCCGCTGGGGGATGAGCTTCTGCCGCGCATCTGCTGA
- a CDS encoding M14 family metallopeptidase, producing MSLRLRVIFLSVILSTGLGPRRAAALTSPDDYLGYHLGADRKLAGLEEIDGYLTKLDQESERIFYCQVGTSTQGRPLNMAVISTEQNMARLNAHRTAVRRLADPRTLSGAAVDSLVAEGKVFVLFLCNQHSNEIASSNTALELAWSLAAGTDPVIERALQDVVVMIVPTANPDGQQMIVDYYDRFVGTPYEGGDLPWLYHQYSGHDNNRDWFFLNLAETRALVEVMYGSWHPQVLLDVHQMGSSSVRMFVPPFYDPPNPNNPRLVWEQIEVLGSYMKYCLAASGKSGVINNAMFSGWYQGSVRPNATQHNITALLTETASARIATPLYVERSELTGAEGLPEYARQMNFIDPWPGGWWRLRDIIDYQLVAMRAMIDCASRHREQFLRNFEHMAAEAVELPEHGAPYAYAIPPRQDDPGAVARLLEIFGRTHCEIQRATEPFSAGGRVYPENTVVLKTGQPYGRFIKDMLEVKPYPDLREYPGGPPKQPYDNAAWSLGPLMGVRVDELTEPFEAELAQLKGAPQAEAASAGGLALLDSRDCNTYLALNMLLDQRVRVERYAEEVSAADRRWSAGALLVEGPERVLGRVADSCRVVFTPVGALPAGYKFPLKRGRVGLYRGWVASEDEGWTRYTLDRFGFDWDRLTNERTKKGGLRRDYEVIILPSLGKDEMITGAGPEAAGWGLRSRPPEYCGGIGKDGVKNLEEFVREGGVLIALREACALPLQEFGLPVREAKGKTFEGEFFCPGSLLRLEVDTRDPVGFGMPQSAAAFWADGVLLETFIPPTVELDRRVVASYAAADPLISGWVVGAKAVQGQPAVVDVSLGKGHVILFGFGPQSRAQSWGTFKLLFNAILRGYAV from the coding sequence ATGAGCCTCAGACTCAGGGTGATCTTTCTGTCGGTAATCCTTTCAACCGGATTGGGCCCGCGGCGGGCCGCGGCCCTGACCTCGCCGGACGACTACCTGGGCTACCACCTGGGCGCGGACCGCAAGCTGGCCGGGCTGGAGGAGATCGACGGCTACCTGACCAAGCTGGACCAGGAGTCGGAACGGATATTCTACTGTCAGGTGGGCACGAGCACCCAGGGCCGGCCGCTCAATATGGCCGTGATCTCGACCGAACAGAACATGGCCCGGCTGAACGCCCACCGCACCGCCGTTCGCCGTCTGGCCGACCCGCGCACACTCTCCGGGGCCGCGGTCGACTCGCTGGTGGCCGAGGGCAAGGTGTTTGTCCTGTTCCTCTGCAACCAGCACAGCAACGAGATCGCCAGCTCCAACACCGCCCTGGAGCTGGCCTGGAGCCTGGCCGCGGGCACCGACCCGGTGATCGAGCGCGCCCTGCAGGATGTGGTCGTGATGATCGTGCCCACGGCCAACCCGGACGGCCAGCAGATGATAGTGGACTACTACGACCGCTTCGTGGGCACGCCCTACGAGGGTGGCGACCTGCCCTGGCTCTACCATCAGTACTCCGGCCACGACAACAACCGCGACTGGTTTTTCCTCAACCTGGCCGAGACCCGCGCCCTGGTCGAGGTGATGTACGGCTCCTGGCATCCCCAGGTGCTGCTGGATGTCCACCAGATGGGCTCCAGCAGCGTGCGGATGTTTGTCCCGCCGTTCTACGACCCGCCCAACCCGAACAACCCGCGTCTCGTCTGGGAGCAGATCGAGGTGCTTGGCTCCTACATGAAATACTGCCTGGCCGCCTCCGGCAAGAGCGGGGTGATCAACAACGCCATGTTTTCGGGCTGGTATCAGGGCAGCGTGCGGCCCAACGCCACCCAGCACAATATCACGGCTCTCTTGACCGAGACCGCCTCGGCGCGGATCGCCACCCCGCTGTACGTGGAGCGCTCCGAGCTGACCGGGGCCGAGGGACTGCCCGAGTACGCCCGCCAGATGAATTTCATCGACCCCTGGCCCGGCGGCTGGTGGCGTCTGCGCGACATAATCGACTACCAGCTCGTGGCCATGCGGGCGATGATCGACTGCGCCTCCAGGCACCGCGAGCAGTTCCTGCGGAATTTCGAGCACATGGCGGCCGAGGCGGTGGAGCTTCCCGAGCACGGCGCGCCCTACGCCTACGCGATCCCGCCACGGCAGGACGACCCCGGCGCGGTGGCCCGTCTGCTGGAAATCTTCGGCCGCACCCACTGCGAGATCCAGCGCGCCACGGAGCCGTTCAGCGCCGGGGGACGGGTCTACCCCGAGAACACGGTGGTGCTCAAGACCGGCCAGCCCTATGGACGGTTCATCAAGGACATGCTGGAGGTGAAGCCCTATCCCGACCTGCGCGAGTACCCCGGCGGCCCGCCCAAGCAGCCCTACGACAACGCTGCCTGGAGCCTGGGCCCGTTGATGGGCGTGCGGGTGGATGAACTGACGGAGCCGTTCGAGGCCGAGCTGGCCCAGCTCAAGGGCGCCCCGCAGGCCGAGGCCGCCTCCGCCGGCGGGCTGGCCCTGCTCGACAGCCGCGACTGCAACACTTATCTGGCCCTGAACATGCTGCTGGATCAGCGTGTGCGCGTGGAGCGCTACGCCGAGGAGGTGAGCGCCGCGGACCGCCGCTGGAGCGCCGGGGCGTTGCTGGTCGAGGGCCCCGAACGGGTGCTCGGCCGCGTGGCCGACTCCTGCCGGGTGGTGTTCACCCCGGTGGGCGCCTTGCCCGCGGGCTACAAGTTCCCGCTCAAACGCGGGCGGGTGGGCCTCTACCGTGGCTGGGTCGCCAGCGAGGATGAGGGCTGGACCCGCTACACCCTCGACCGCTTCGGCTTCGACTGGGACCGTCTGACCAACGAGCGGACGAAAAAGGGCGGCCTTCGCCGCGATTACGAGGTCATAATCCTGCCCAGCCTGGGCAAGGACGAGATGATAACCGGCGCGGGCCCGGAGGCCGCTGGCTGGGGCCTGCGAAGCCGTCCCCCCGAGTACTGCGGCGGGATAGGCAAGGACGGTGTGAAGAACCTGGAGGAATTCGTCCGCGAGGGCGGAGTCCTGATCGCGCTGCGCGAGGCCTGCGCCCTTCCGTTGCAGGAGTTCGGCCTGCCTGTGCGCGAGGCCAAGGGCAAGACATTCGAGGGCGAGTTTTTCTGCCCCGGATCCTTGTTGCGCCTGGAGGTGGACACCCGCGACCCGGTGGGGTTCGGCATGCCGCAGAGTGCGGCGGCGTTCTGGGCGGACGGTGTCCTGCTGGAGACGTTCATTCCGCCCACGGTGGAGCTGGACCGTCGGGTGGTGGCCTCCTACGCCGCGGCTGACCCGCTGATCAGCGGCTGGGTGGTTGGGGCCAAGGCCGTCCAGGGCCAGCCCGCGGTGGTGGATGTCAGCCTGGGCAAGGGTCATGTGATCCTGTTCGGTTTCGGGCCGCAGAGCCGAGCTCAGAGCTGGGGCACGTTCAAACTGTTGTTCAACGCCATCCTGCGGGGCTACGCGGTCTGA
- a CDS encoding DUF4091 domain-containing protein produces the protein MIRQATLLSFLLALNALLSTAAAQSGEDWSVTVLPASVRLDLSSGRLLDSRPETYKMKSLDGVLQKNWVYDGAKVFLAAARGEYVSFQVVLERKSESALKDIIVRMEPFRCQEFSLAAEPELFLEWAVEVKEVSTGYERASLGAGWYPDALVPLGCVQMDIAGMSRLSWPLELPDFRNRVDNQKYLVVWVDQFVPFERVGAAPGVYTSRISVKVEGVEKVIPVELTVWDFAIPRENRLAGNLQHEGFLRSMDPRQELQVYQLFKRHRVVPADPTYVPKIEVGSGGEVKIDWAPFDQRLQKYFSGEAFSEKYGYSGPGQGEPIEQFMLPFDVYGKYDTRGWPDIGKPDVERKPENRKIYIEAIRQVREHILGLVDPKKIRLIVYLNGLDESYFPEAWDRMDYYGKMFHEYFPEAKYRVDGSYPKEAMEVIHDAIDYWCCHTIGYDIETIKQYRALGVTDWLYGPMLYEREENGWCGSSTFMDLPLVSERAISWACWKYGTLTWCSWGIGSGWDYGWYNSETWKDYFRDHGAGPLSYRRYNGNALGVYAPGIVPNVDIPCATLRLKAMRDGVEEYELLRLLSETDGSHARADSVVNAIVKEPFGKKSIGNLDVWSYDPEAWDRAHDSLGGMLDAAISGKK, from the coding sequence ATGATTCGCCAAGCCACACTGCTGTCGTTCCTGCTGGCCCTGAACGCATTGCTCTCAACCGCGGCCGCCCAGAGCGGCGAGGACTGGTCGGTCACCGTCCTGCCCGCCTCGGTGCGGCTGGACCTCTCCAGCGGACGCTTGCTGGACAGCCGTCCCGAGACCTATAAGATGAAATCCCTTGATGGGGTGCTCCAGAAAAACTGGGTCTACGACGGCGCCAAGGTGTTCCTGGCGGCGGCCCGCGGCGAATATGTCTCTTTCCAGGTGGTCCTGGAGCGCAAGAGCGAGAGCGCACTCAAGGATATAATTGTCAGGATGGAACCGTTCCGCTGCCAGGAGTTCAGCCTGGCCGCCGAGCCGGAGCTGTTCCTGGAATGGGCGGTCGAGGTGAAAGAGGTCTCCACCGGGTACGAGCGCGCGAGCCTCGGGGCCGGCTGGTACCCGGACGCCCTGGTGCCGCTCGGCTGCGTGCAGATGGACATCGCCGGGATGAGCCGCCTGAGCTGGCCCCTGGAACTGCCAGATTTCCGTAACCGGGTGGACAACCAGAAATATCTGGTCGTCTGGGTCGACCAGTTCGTGCCGTTCGAGCGGGTGGGCGCGGCCCCCGGAGTCTACACCAGCCGGATAAGCGTAAAGGTGGAGGGTGTGGAGAAAGTGATCCCGGTGGAGCTGACAGTCTGGGATTTCGCCATCCCCCGCGAGAACCGTCTGGCCGGCAACCTTCAGCACGAGGGTTTCCTGCGCAGCATGGACCCGCGCCAGGAACTCCAGGTCTACCAGCTTTTCAAGCGCCACCGCGTGGTCCCGGCCGACCCGACCTATGTGCCCAAGATCGAGGTCGGCTCGGGCGGTGAGGTAAAAATCGACTGGGCCCCGTTCGACCAGCGGTTGCAAAAGTATTTCAGCGGCGAGGCTTTCAGCGAAAAGTACGGCTACAGCGGCCCCGGCCAGGGCGAACCCATCGAGCAGTTCATGCTGCCGTTCGATGTCTACGGCAAGTACGACACCCGCGGCTGGCCGGATATCGGCAAGCCGGATGTGGAGCGCAAGCCCGAGAACCGCAAAATCTACATCGAGGCGATCCGCCAGGTGCGCGAGCACATCCTGGGCCTGGTGGACCCCAAGAAAATCCGGCTGATAGTCTACCTGAACGGCCTGGATGAGAGCTATTTCCCCGAGGCCTGGGACCGCATGGACTACTACGGGAAAATGTTCCACGAGTATTTCCCGGAGGCTAAGTACCGGGTGGACGGCAGCTATCCGAAAGAGGCGATGGAGGTGATCCACGACGCCATCGACTACTGGTGCTGCCACACCATCGGCTACGACATCGAGACCATCAAGCAGTACCGCGCCCTGGGGGTGACCGACTGGCTGTACGGCCCCATGCTGTACGAGCGGGAGGAGAACGGCTGGTGCGGCAGCAGCACGTTCATGGACCTGCCCCTGGTCAGCGAGCGGGCCATAAGCTGGGCCTGCTGGAAATACGGCACCCTCACCTGGTGTTCCTGGGGCATCGGCAGCGGCTGGGACTATGGCTGGTACAACAGCGAAACATGGAAGGACTATTTCCGCGACCACGGCGCCGGGCCGCTCAGCTACCGGCGCTACAACGGCAACGCCCTGGGAGTGTACGCACCGGGGATCGTGCCGAACGTGGACATCCCCTGCGCCACGCTGCGGCTCAAGGCCATGCGCGACGGGGTCGAGGAGTACGAGTTGCTGCGCCTTCTGTCCGAAACCGACGGCAGCCACGCGCGCGCGGACAGCGTGGTGAACGCGATTGTCAAGGAACCGTTCGGCAAGAAATCCATCGGCAACCTGGATGTCTGGAGCTACGACCCCGAGGCCTGGGACCGGGCGCACGACAGCCTGGGCGGGATGTTGGACGCCGCTATCAGCGGAAAAAAATAG